The sequence below is a genomic window from Plodia interpunctella isolate USDA-ARS_2022_Savannah chromosome 5, ilPloInte3.2, whole genome shotgun sequence.
atTCACACCTAGAGTCTTATAATATTTCCAGAGCAATACAAATAGCAGATTGAGTGCAAGATCATAGGAAATCTTCATGGGGCtgccatgaaacataaaacgtCATTGAATTCACACATTTTTACACGATTCTTACAcaatatgggaaaaagagacagaatAAGAACATAGTCACTTTTTACgtgttttaatgttttgtgGTGCATACCACAAAACGTTAAAACACCTGAAGGCATCTTCAGGATGCTTCTCTGAATCTACATTTTGAGCAATATGTTATcctttgaatataatatttggtcTTGAAGAAAAACAAGGAAGTAATTTCCCAAGAAACAACTTACCAAATAGTTgaagtttagctgtaccacaTACTCTCAGTACACTGTTTTTTGTAGGAATCTTATATTGAATATTGCAGGTTTTATTCTGTTGTgtcattaatttgtattttattttaggtattttGGGATTAATTGGAGTTTGTGGCTTTGGTgcatacaaatacaaacacaGAGGCAACATGAGTACCAGTGTGTTCCTTATGCAACTTCGAGTTGCTGCACAAGGCACCGTAGTGACAGCTCTTACTATAGGCTTGGCATACACATTAGCTAAGGAGCATCTATTTAAGGATAAGAAAGAGAAATAACTTACCTTTATGGTAAAATGGCTACCACTTGTAAATGTTAGGGCAATTGTTGTACTAAAATTCCTGTAACAATACTGAAATTCTTGAATTTGTGGACCATTTTTTTCATGGAGCTATGTATGCTCCAGTTCAGTAATATgtgcttaatttttattttatgcaattgACACTATTAGACACACTATTTTAACTTTcatggttttttaaattataatgattttgtcCTAATTGGAATAAGCTGGGAGCTAGGTACcatattagtaattttttggCTCTTAATCATCATTTCACAGTATTGTTTACAAACAGCGACCAAattcaaacttatttttgtaatctcAAAATAGAATCTACTAATGTTCAACTATTTGTCTGTTTTATGTGAAGCAAGCTGAGTTTGTAGTGgtgctaatattttttatatacatacatggaCTGGACATGCTTAGACTCAATAAAACAATCATGTATGCAGTCAAGCATCAAAAGTCCAGTACTACATgacattgaaataatttataatcacaaattaaaaattatcttcaTATGTATGTACTCATTTAAATCTACTTGCACCACTATATAACCTCACATATAGTTTATTCCTCTGGGAtagaataagtaatttatttatttatttagttagatAAGGGTACTATTTTGTATTCTGTGATGTTTAGCATGTAATAACAAGACATGTATgacatgtaaaattataaaatcaattaaaaaccaTATAAGAGAGAACTGGAATACAACAGATGTAAAGCTTCATGATGACAAAAAGTCTTAGAGTTCAATTGAAATCCAATTTTAGTCTTATTTATACACATGTATAAAATACTATCTATGAATTGCATTATTCTATGAACCTTTTATAGGATGTCTACTAATTCTAGGGTTTGgccacaaattaaataaaaaattgatttgtgCTGAACATTAGAATtgattatttcttaatttgtttttgggCTGTCTTcatctagtttatttattattattataactagttTTCACTAGTTGgatgttatcaaaataaacagaaaCACATTGTACTTATTCCAACGTTTTTATGTGGCCAACAAACCAACAATTAAGTTGATTTTCCATCCatcttaatttgtttttgggCTGTCTTcatctagtttatttattattattataactagttTTCACTAGTTggatattatcaaaataaacagaaaCACATTGTACTTATTCCAACGTTTTTATGTGACCAACAAACCAACAATTAAGTTGAGTTTCCATCTGGAAACCacaaattgaaataagtattCCATTTTGAGTACATAATGTGTGAGTATGTTTCCTTAATATTTGTTATCCATTatctgtgtaaaataaaaattaataaatagttaaatctTTAATATTGTGATACAGTGACAACCTATTCATATTAATGTGTAGTGATGGTTTAGtgaaagcaaataaatattgtcgtttaaaatgtattttagtacCCCCTCTTGAGAAGTTCCATTCGTATAAACCCTTACCTATGATCTAAAAATCCAAACATATTACGACAGGCGCGGAAGGGTACGGAGCGGGAAATAAAAAGGCATTGAAAAACTACATAAGTACTACATGGACAGGACAGTTCTATGCCatattatttacctacctTATTGTCGGTAAAACAGCTCTTATTACAAAATGGTACTTGTCAGCAAAGTAACTCAAATAGGGCGTCTGTTGTGGCCACGTAGGTCGTGGCCCTGCAGCTAAGTATATCTGGGGGTGGACCACGGCCATTTTTTCTTGCTGGTGGCCCAACTCAGTATACCCAGATAAATCACGTGCACACTTGCCGGTGAACCACGAGTGCTTTTTCTGGCCGGttattaggtaagtatagATGTTTCGTTGATATTGGAGGAATCCTCTTTGGTAAAATGACGTTACTTTGATGTTGTTGTGGTGATTTCACCGTTCATTTTTCATTcgtgttattatttacacctatggaattagtaggacgaaatacctactaattcatGTTTACACCTCccttgaaaaatatgaaaaatacaagagAACCATGACACCTTTATTAtttcactagcttttgctcgcggcttcgcccgcgtgaatttcataataaaatatcggtcattctttgagaaaattgatgaagagtatgtttaccaattttcagcttcttatcttaaaaaatttattaagtcCCATATAATCTTTCACCCACCTTTTAGAAGGGTTGAGGGttaacttacaaaaaaaatctgaaacacttATTCATTAATAGGCATggttacacaatttaaaatattgtctttACTATTAAAATCTAAGTGACTACTCCCCTGCGTTACTGGGTAGGCTGCCCTGTCACAAAGATAAACTGGAAAGGAAATAATTAACCACTCAAAATAACATAAGCCCGAAGGCatattctatacataaatGGGAGTTTTAGCCAGTTCAGGCAAGTTTTTAACGAACACCTTCAGTCTTatgttataatagtatagggtaaatataagattaactttattacagaaCTTCCGTTTCAGAAATGTTCGAAATCTACTATTTTAATACGCCAACCGTTACTGCTCCTCAGGTTGAACAATTTCTGCTAAGACTATACTTAATAGAAAATTCTTATCAGATTGGTTAACTTTTACTAAGAcgtaattttcatatatattatagaagagCTGTTGCTCGCGGCAAAGAAGACATGgggaataaaatagatttttgagaGTCTCAAGATGTTTATGAATCATGGTTAAAAACGTGGACCAAATgagtctttttataaatacctatgttaaaaatgctcattaggctgatcaacttttgttaagatgcttttattatatctgttAGGTATAGTGTAGCGGGTCTGTTGGAGTTcgacatcaggtgttccatttcttcgatttttaaaagtctacagaaaatgctcatcaggctgaccaacttttgttaaggcgcttttgtcatatctattatagtgtagctggtctgttggagttcatcatcaggtgttccttatcttcgatttttatacgtcatcagaaaatgctcatcacagcgaacaatttttgttaaggtgacttttctatatttcctacagtTTAGCTGGCCTCTATAGGTTCTGCTAGAACTGTTccagtttccaaaataaattataccctatatgttgaccAGGTTTTATagtttacaacaaaaaagtttcattcaaatccatAGATCCAGATATTAGCGTGtgcaaacttttttaaaattcttattctattactgattctctatcgatctcaattttttttatttaatatcttcaatgtacagaaacacttactgttttattatatgtattgatatacaAAGGTGGGAGCACTGACAAGTTGACGTGGTTCTTTTGGGTAAACTTAGGACCACGGGCAAGAAAAAGTGCGCGTGGTTCACCAAGGTGGACCACGACCTACTTAAATGTAACATGTTGTCACCCCACCTGTATGTTGGTTATAAAAAGTACGTGCGTCCGTTGTACTAGTACGTATTTGGTTGTGATCTATattgccagctccacactgacGTCGAactgctggtttttcattgaggcaataaaaagtactcaTACTAacttcacgcattcgcgtcggcatgtctGGAATTCGACGATAGTGTGGAACTGGCATACAGTTCCGTGCGAGGTGTAGCACTGAACCTTGTAATGGGTAAGTAGGGTTGAATTCCCTTAGTGATGTATGGGCAACAGCATAAGCTTCGCAATGaatgaattgattttatttataaatataataaacccACAACAACTTTAAATGTCatacattaattttagttcATTAAATATcacaacaaataacaaaatatacataagtgGAAATGTCCCCAACCAATTAATCACTCTTGCTAGCGTCGGACGCTTTTTTAATTCGTAAACTGCAATTAGGAATTGTTAAGTCATCTTTATCTGAAGTGGAATGATTTCTTATGGAATTAGAGGTCACCTTCACCGACGACAAGTCATCAGCATTGCTGAATAATCCATTTGACACGTTTGAGCTCGAGCTAGAATGGTAAGTCATTGATTTGAAGATTTGTACCGGCGTGGACGTCCGGGCTCTGTTGCCCAGCCCGCTGTCTATTGACCTCTCTTCTCCTATCATCTGTGACGAATGTTTCATTTCTTCCGGCATTTTCGTctcaaataaagaaacaaattcTTCCTCTGTATCGTTTCGTCTCGATTTATTAGTAAAGGTAATTTTATCAGCTAATTCCTTAGTCAGAAACTCCTTTACTGTCATCGACTGGGACATATTCGCTTGCTGtccattattttttgaatctTTTTTCTCCTCTTTTTTAGTCAACTGCATTATGGTTGATACAGAATCAGTCACAAGTGCTGGAATATCTTGattgtttaaactttttattttaaattgcgaTACGCTCGAACTTGACGTATTTGAAGACGAGGATAGAGCCAATCGTTCTTTCGTTTTCTTTAATGTAGAAGAAGCCCAACCCATACCAAGTTTCTTGAAAGCATTTTCTAAATCTGGATTTGATGAAAAACTCAAAGTGTCAGAACTTTCGGCAACGTTTTCTTTGTCTTGAAACATTACAGTAGACTTCTTTTTCTCCTTTCGTACCTGCGAGAGACGGAGGGCCAGTACGGAAGATTCAGATGAGCCGGTCGTGGAGTGTACATTCGACACTGTATCGAATTTAAAAGGTTCGGTTATAACTTTACGTTTTAACAATTCTGCTATGACGTCCGGCAGACTGCTGTCTGATTGCATTGAGCTCAGATCCTCATTCACGACGTCATCTTTAAGAACGTCGCCCAGATTCGAAGCCTCATCCACTGTTCCCATGTCATATTGTTTAGCATATTCTTGAATGCTTATAAATGGTTGTAACATTATGTCGTTAAATTGTTTCAAGTCTATCATTTGCAGTTTAGACTCGTCAGATGAATCCGTAGTTAGTTTCCTTTGTTGAAGTCTAGTTGACAAAGTAAGATCACTTTGTAGCAAATCAGGGTTTGCAATTTTTTCCTCATTATTTTTGAGTAATTGACCACCAGGAGAAACTCCTAATTCTTTATTGGagtttatatttgtttctatACTATCAAACTTATTGTCTGTATGCGAAGATTGATTTTTGTATCTCACACTCATTGGTGAATCGACTTCGACAACAGTCGACAATTCGTGCGGAGTGATGCCTTGCACATTCCGAAGGTGCATTCGCGATAAAGCAGGTGGAGGTTTAGTCCTAGGTTTAGTCGCATCATTTACTGTTATGTCAGAAGGAACTTCTACTTCCGattgcaatgattttgtaaacaaagGTTTAGGAATATCAGTCAAGAAAGATATGTATTTAGAAGAATCTAACGTCTCACCCTCCTCACTTTCGCTTGTAAGTGCTGGTGTCGAGGGCTTTAAGTTCAGCTTACTTTGAACATCTACAAAATCTATTGATGGTTCTGGATtacgattatttttatcagaCCTTTGGTCCACATCAGATGTTGAATCGGATGTCGATGTTTGACTGTAAGCTAgagatttatttcttcttacCTCTTCTAAAACTTTGGCGAGGTTCGATAATCGTTGAGTACATTGTTCCGTAAGATCGGCaattttttccatattttcgAGTTTATTTTCTGCTAACTTTACATAATTGGGATCATCGTTCGTGTGACGACTAGTTTGTGTGGATATAGCATTGCAAACTTCTTGTGTATCAGTGCCGACTGGAATATCTCTCAGACTCACTGGAGCTGCGCCTAGCGTAGCAGATGACGCTCTATGTTGAGGTATGCAAACCTTGCTGTTGCTCTGTCTACAATCTTGATTTTTATCAACGCGCTGTTCATTTCTTGTAGGtctttttgaatattttgtagTATCTAAGTCGGAAGCGTCACTTTTCCGCCTATAATCCAGATTGAGATTTTGTCTAGGTGTAGGAGAACTCCTACTGCGACCTTTctctacattttttatagatacatCTAGTGGCCTCTGCGGTATCGGAAGAGGCAAAGGAACGCACGTATGCgacgattttttaatatctgctGACTTTTTCAGCAGGCGTTTCGAAATATTCAAAGATTTAACTTTATGTATTGATCTCTTTTTATTTAGACGTGCAGCAGACACTTTTATGTGTACATGATTTTGTTCCGTTTTACCTTGTCGCTCTTCTTCTGTtcgatttatattaatatattcacttaatattttttttataaattcattttttatttgctctAGTGATAATTTAGGTTCAGCACAAGCTTTTTCTTTGCCCGTATTTTGTGGCACATCTATAATAGAACTCCCTGGAGTAGCAACAGTACTGCATTCTTGGTCCACTACTTCTAGAACCTTTATGCCTTCTCTATTGAGGGAGAGCAACttgttaacataatttttaattacaggaTTAAATGTGGTACTAGTGCtattatcttttttctttacattcCATGTATGTTTACTTGACGAAGTTGCACTCGCAATGGTATGTTTTGGCAATACTGTTCTTTTTTTGGTTGTAGTTAGTCTTGAGCTCTTACGCCCTTGAGATTTGTGATCTTTAACTGAATCGGAATTGCATTCACACTTACGACATTTGCGAAATGGAATGTTTCGTTTATTACAACTATTATCATTACAAGGCATTTCACTTATCGAAGTATTATAGCTCCTGCATGTGTTTGGCGGTGTCGGAATATTTGTCTTCAAACATCTGAGCATCTTCTTTGTTTTAGttggtaaatttattttttccgtGCTTGTCTTtctgctaaaatatttttcagaagCTCTATCTTCATAATGATTTTCAAATTTGCCAAATTCATTATTGTATGCTTTATTAGTATCCTCGTCTGAATCTCGTCTAAAATATCTTGGTAACACCACTTCAGGGGGGCTCATGTAAGCAGTTGATGTTGACGAACTCATATGAATGTAAGGGGGCCGCGTATTGGTAGAATTAAATGTTGTCTGTGTGTATGTGGATGCAGAAGTCTTTGGGCTGGAAGGCGGATCTTCTTTAGCGATGTGATTGGGAACTGcgtaagataaattaaaagatgTACAAACACATTTATCAACCAAGATGTTTTCTTGACCTTCTTCTATGTTTTGTACAGCTTCACTAACTTTAGTGCCTGATATGGTATTCTCTTCTTTGTTTTGAAGTGGTTGCTCAGTTGATATTCTTTGTTTAGTGACTTCTTCACTTGGCGGGATATCAGGCACAGCCTGTGTGGCTTCCTCAGCAATGTCTACTGGTTTATTTCTAGATTGGCTATCAACTGGAACTTCGTTTTTAGTACCAATTTTACAATCACAATCACAAAtacaatcacattttttaatagatgtTGATTCTTCAGTTTGCTGTGATTCTTGTATTGGGTATAATTTATCAGCTTGGCTTTCAGGTTTTTTCTCTTCTTTAACAGAATCTTTCTTTCTAAGTTGTATAATAACTTCATAATCATCATCCTTGAGAAATCCAGATGCACCTATATAGAATTTCCCTGCCTCTTGGCCTTCGTCATCTATGAGTTTCACGATACCACCTTCGGGGCACGCTGGGTTCTCTTTATCATTTGTTGCAGTTTTGAATGAAGATGTGGAAGTGGCTACTGAGGGTTGAGGTGTGGGCGGAACTGCATACTGTACGGGTTTCGTAGAACACACACATGCACACTTGCAACCACTACAGCAGTTTTGATCactggaaattaaaaaaaaaactcaatatAGATAAtctaattttgtcaaaatattttatactagttttttcttattaatatttaccagACGTTCTTCTCTTTATCACCTTTTTCCCATCGTATATTGGTACCTGAAAAcataaaagtacttatttaaaattgcaaCAGACAAATCAATCCTGGctgtcaatattttaaatacaatttagatTACGAAG
It includes:
- the LOC128670336 gene encoding HIG1 domain family member 1A, mitochondrial, which produces MSKTQQVFDYSEESQAEKFARKSKDSPFMIVGILGLIGVCGFGAYKYKHRGNMSTSVFLMQLRVAAQGTVVTALTIGLAYTLAKEHLFKDKKEK